From the genome of Marixanthomonas ophiurae, one region includes:
- a CDS encoding TIGR04282 family arsenosugar biosynthesis glycosyltransferase has translation MGLLSKKNVGGDEDLAKDFHFPTSKKALLIFTRNPELGKVKTRLATSVGDESALKIYKFLLQHTAEITANVQSDKFVYYSEGIHKEDSWDNNTYSKKLQQGDDLGIRMYNAFTEVFSLGYDQAIIIGSDMYDLNTEDLDNAFTALKDHDYVIGPAEDGGYYLLGMKQPNQALFSKKDWGKDSVLQATLEDLKDETLKTLEERNDVDYYSDIKDNEAFQEFLPDYLDTEF, from the coding sequence ATGGGCTTATTATCAAAAAAAAATGTGGGTGGTGATGAAGATCTGGCTAAAGATTTTCACTTTCCCACTTCAAAAAAAGCGTTACTAATTTTTACCCGAAATCCGGAACTGGGAAAAGTTAAAACGCGTTTAGCAACAAGTGTAGGCGATGAGTCTGCCTTAAAAATTTACAAATTTCTTCTACAGCACACCGCAGAAATCACAGCCAATGTACAGTCTGATAAGTTTGTGTATTACAGTGAAGGGATTCATAAAGAAGACAGTTGGGACAATAATACCTACAGCAAAAAACTACAACAAGGAGACGATCTGGGCATCCGGATGTATAATGCATTTACCGAGGTTTTTTCACTTGGATATGACCAAGCTATCATCATTGGCAGCGATATGTATGATCTAAATACTGAAGATCTTGACAATGCTTTTACAGCATTGAAAGACCATGATTATGTAATTGGTCCTGCGGAAGATGGTGGTTATTATTTATTGGGAATGAAACAGCCCAATCAAGCTCTTTTTAGTAAAAAAGATTGGGGAAAAGATTCAGTGTTGCAAGCAACTTTAGAAGATTTAAAAGACGAAACGCTGAAAACACTAGAAGAACGAAATGATGTTGATTATTATAGCGACATTAAAGATAATGAAGCTTTCCAGGAATTTTTACCCGATTATTTAGACACCGAATTTTAA
- a CDS encoding purine-nucleoside phosphorylase yields the protein MLQYIQETAAFLKDRGFDQPEVGIILGTGLGKLLEDVEIQSEVSYNHIPNFPTATVEFHKGKLIFGMLGGKKVMVMQGRFHIYEGYSLQDVGFPVRVMHELGIKKLLISNASGAVNLNFKKGEIMLIDDHINLQGSSPLAIRGIEKMGERFVDMSAPYDPEMNSTIEKIASEKNINLHKGVYASVVGPQLETRAEYRYLKIIGADAVGMSTVPEIIVANHLGLRVSAVSVLTDECDPDNLKPVDISDILAMAAKAEPDMITLFTELIKQL from the coding sequence ATGTTACAATATATACAAGAAACTGCTGCATTTTTAAAAGACCGAGGTTTCGACCAACCTGAAGTAGGAATTATTTTAGGTACAGGGCTGGGCAAACTATTGGAAGATGTTGAAATACAAAGCGAGGTTAGCTATAACCACATTCCTAATTTTCCAACAGCTACGGTAGAATTTCATAAAGGTAAATTGATTTTCGGAATGTTAGGCGGTAAAAAAGTAATGGTCATGCAAGGTCGTTTTCATATCTACGAAGGCTATTCGTTACAAGATGTTGGTTTTCCAGTACGTGTTATGCACGAATTAGGCATTAAAAAACTTTTGATTAGTAATGCTTCCGGAGCGGTAAACCTTAACTTCAAAAAAGGAGAGATCATGTTAATTGATGATCACATAAACCTACAAGGAAGTTCGCCATTAGCCATTCGTGGTATTGAAAAAATGGGCGAACGCTTTGTCGATATGAGCGCTCCTTATGATCCTGAAATGAACAGTACAATTGAAAAAATTGCTTCAGAAAAAAATATCAATCTACATAAAGGTGTATATGCAAGTGTTGTTGGACCACAATTGGAAACACGAGCAGAATATCGTTATTTAAAAATTATTGGCGCTGATGCCGTTGGGATGAGCACCGTGCCGGAAATTATCGTTGCCAATCATTTAGGATTGCGTGTTTCAGCCGTTTCGGTATTAACAGATGAATGTGATCCTGATAACCTAAAGCCTGTAGACATTTCAGACATTTTAGCCATGGCAGCAAAAGCTGAACCCGATATGATCACCTTATTTACTGAATTGATAAAGCAACTTTAA
- a CDS encoding aminotransferase class III-fold pyridoxal phosphate-dependent enzyme, protein MTTEIASQIALEHYGITGKASALQGDEDENFKLVSENGNTYLLKISTSETAASFLQFQTEILNHLASKKTNCHFSEVILNDKGKPLTSIISSEEKRTARLLTWVPGRLWAHVNPKTSKLRFSLGQKAGEITQALQDFKHPEANRTFDWNLADSLWTQKYTDLFKNIEKDMVSFFQKRFQEIKPVYQSLPKSVVHNDVNDHNILVSSNLKNPKVTGIIDFGDAVYTQTVNDLAIAIAYAIMNTPDPLAAAVELVKGYHSAYPLSEKELECLYTLVGMRLVITVTKAALRRADVSKNVYHFISEHDAWQLLKHWYGTYENFVLYNFRNACGYTPHPKEHDFKDWISSNKISLNQLFPTLTIKKVTHVDMSIGSAWLGNKQEYSDTDITEYKLKQIEKDNPESILANGYLEVRPFYTTNAFRMDGNNGPQYRTVHLGTDFWVDAKTPLHAAYDGKVVILHYNDYLKDYGPLLVLQHEFNGNPFYTLYGHLTLSSLEMTKIGQEVKQGEQIGYIGDTSENGIWTPHLHFQVMLDLLGNTENYPGVAFPSEVQVWKSICQNPKLLFTEETHDTPETYSNEQIISFRKEHLGKSLSLSYSDPLHIVRGEGVYLIDSDGKKYIDTANNVNHVGHQHPEVVAVGQQQMAVLNTNTRYLHKEIVNYAEALLKKLPKELSVLHFVNSGSEANELALRMAKTVTKQKDILAIEVGYHGNTNSVMGVSSYKFEGKGGFPKPKHTHILPLPDSYRGKHTGADCGIEYADYAKQVVQNLKEKKRNVAAFIGESMISCGGQIVPPKNYFKEVYKTVREAGGLCIADEVQTGFGRMGKTFWAFELFDVVPDIVTMGKPAGNGHPLAIVACTKEVSEKFHTGMEFFNTFGGNPVSCAIGRTVLEVIEDENLQENALETGGFLKSELLQLQNEFPIIGDVRGEGLFLGFELNDTNKKPLAEHAAYLSDRMKTLGVLMSTDGPDYNVLKIKPPMVFSKEHAEELVSKLKIVLEEDFMNAY, encoded by the coding sequence ATGACAACGGAAATTGCATCTCAAATAGCATTAGAACACTATGGAATCACTGGTAAAGCTTCAGCTCTACAAGGCGATGAAGATGAAAACTTTAAATTGGTTTCCGAAAATGGCAACACTTACCTTTTAAAAATTTCCACTTCGGAAACAGCAGCATCATTTTTACAGTTTCAAACAGAGATTTTAAATCATTTAGCCTCAAAGAAAACAAATTGTCATTTCTCTGAAGTAATCCTTAATGATAAAGGAAAGCCATTAACTTCAATTATTAGTTCCGAAGAAAAAAGGACAGCACGATTGCTAACGTGGGTGCCAGGAAGGCTTTGGGCCCATGTTAATCCTAAAACTTCAAAATTACGGTTTAGTTTAGGGCAAAAAGCCGGAGAAATTACACAGGCATTACAAGATTTTAAACATCCCGAGGCCAATAGAACCTTCGATTGGAATTTGGCCGACTCTCTTTGGACGCAAAAATACACCGACCTTTTTAAAAATATTGAAAAGGATATGGTTTCATTTTTCCAAAAGCGGTTTCAAGAAATTAAACCTGTTTATCAATCACTGCCTAAAAGTGTGGTTCATAACGATGTAAACGACCATAATATTCTCGTTTCTTCAAATTTAAAAAACCCTAAAGTTACCGGAATTATTGACTTTGGTGATGCCGTTTATACCCAAACCGTAAACGATTTGGCCATTGCTATAGCGTACGCCATTATGAATACGCCAGACCCGTTGGCTGCAGCCGTGGAACTAGTTAAGGGGTATCATTCAGCATATCCGCTTTCAGAAAAAGAACTGGAATGTCTCTATACTTTAGTTGGAATGCGCTTAGTGATTACAGTTACAAAAGCAGCCTTGCGAAGGGCTGATGTTTCTAAAAACGTGTATCATTTTATTAGTGAACACGATGCTTGGCAGTTATTAAAACATTGGTACGGTACCTATGAAAATTTTGTGTTGTACAATTTCAGAAATGCATGTGGCTACACACCACACCCAAAAGAACACGATTTTAAAGATTGGATATCGAGCAACAAAATTTCATTAAATCAACTATTTCCTACGCTTACTATTAAAAAAGTAACGCATGTAGATATGAGTATAGGGAGTGCTTGGCTGGGAAATAAGCAAGAATATAGTGATACCGATATCACCGAATACAAGTTGAAACAAATTGAAAAAGACAATCCGGAAAGCATTTTAGCGAATGGATATTTAGAAGTCCGTCCTTTTTATACGACCAATGCTTTTAGAATGGATGGCAACAATGGTCCCCAATACCGTACAGTACACTTAGGAACCGACTTTTGGGTAGATGCTAAAACACCGCTTCACGCCGCTTATGATGGGAAAGTGGTTATTCTGCACTACAATGATTATTTAAAAGATTATGGACCGCTTTTGGTGTTGCAACACGAATTTAACGGTAATCCTTTTTACACTTTGTATGGCCATTTAACGCTTTCCTCACTAGAGATGACCAAGATTGGGCAAGAAGTTAAACAAGGAGAACAAATTGGTTATATAGGTGATACTTCTGAAAATGGAATCTGGACACCACACCTTCACTTTCAAGTGATGCTCGATTTGTTAGGGAACACAGAAAATTATCCTGGAGTTGCGTTTCCTTCTGAAGTTCAAGTTTGGAAAAGTATTTGTCAAAACCCGAAATTACTTTTTACTGAAGAAACCCACGATACGCCTGAAACCTATTCAAACGAGCAAATCATTTCGTTCAGAAAAGAACATTTAGGAAAAAGTTTGAGTCTTTCGTATTCAGATCCTTTGCACATAGTTAGGGGCGAAGGCGTGTATTTAATAGATTCCGACGGAAAAAAATACATCGATACCGCCAATAACGTAAACCACGTAGGGCATCAGCATCCCGAGGTCGTAGCGGTGGGACAACAACAAATGGCGGTTTTAAACACCAATACTCGCTATTTGCATAAAGAAATAGTAAATTATGCCGAAGCTTTACTTAAAAAACTACCTAAGGAACTCTCGGTGCTTCATTTTGTCAATTCTGGGAGTGAAGCCAACGAACTCGCATTGCGAATGGCTAAAACCGTTACCAAACAAAAAGATATACTAGCTATTGAGGTGGGATATCACGGAAACACCAATTCGGTAATGGGTGTGAGTTCTTATAAATTTGAAGGAAAAGGAGGGTTCCCAAAACCTAAGCATACGCATATTTTACCGCTGCCTGATTCGTATAGAGGAAAACATACAGGTGCTGATTGTGGTATTGAATATGCAGATTATGCCAAACAAGTTGTGCAGAATTTAAAAGAAAAGAAAAGAAATGTAGCCGCATTTATTGGCGAATCGATGATTAGCTGTGGCGGACAGATTGTACCCCCAAAAAATTATTTTAAGGAAGTATATAAAACCGTGAGAGAAGCTGGTGGGCTTTGTATTGCAGATGAGGTGCAGACTGGTTTTGGTAGAATGGGAAAAACATTTTGGGCTTTTGAATTGTTCGATGTTGTGCCTGATATTGTCACCATGGGAAAACCAGCTGGAAATGGGCATCCTTTAGCCATTGTAGCCTGTACAAAAGAAGTTTCTGAAAAATTCCATACCGGCATGGAATTTTTTAACACCTTTGGTGGTAACCCAGTATCTTGTGCGATTGGCCGAACGGTTTTAGAGGTGATTGAAGATGAAAACCTTCAAGAAAATGCTTTGGAAACAGGAGGCTTTTTAAAGTCTGAATTACTTCAGCTTCAAAATGAATTCCCCATTATTGGCGATGTGAGGGGAGAGGGACTTTTTTTAGGGTTTGAATTAAATGACACCAATAAAAAACCTTTGGCCGAACACGCTGCTTATCTTTCCGACCGAATGAAAACGCTAGGTGTTTTAATGAGCACCGACGGTCCGGACTACAACGTATTAAAAATAAAACCTCCAATGGTTTTTAGTAAAGAACATGCTGAAGAGCTTGTTTCAAAATTAAAAATCGTATTGGAGGAGGATTTTATGAATGCGTATTAA
- a CDS encoding DUF4407 domain-containing protein, translating into MLQRFFIFCSGADTAILSACSPGERTKYAGIGATVFFTAVMAAIAGSYALYTVFDNLFTAIFFGMIWGLLIFNLDRFIVSTIKKRKNFFDELIQASPRILLAIIIAIVISKPLEMKIFEKEINQVLLEEKNDMTLANKDQLALQYTPTVEALNTEIDALKKEVTDKETEVNALYETYIAEAEGRKGTELIGKGPVYKEKREKHDEELAALQELQTVNTEKITALESQIATVSDAYQTKVAETQPVIDGFDGLMARVNALDKLPWLPSFFIFLLFLAIETSPIIAKLLSPKGAYDLKLEEQESALKSWVTQQQAQREILVTTDRDINNRVYADIAEEQELYDYKRKKARELMQLQADAFYKKQKGVL; encoded by the coding sequence ATGTTACAACGTTTCTTTATTTTTTGTTCCGGTGCCGATACGGCTATTCTATCAGCGTGCTCACCTGGCGAACGCACCAAATATGCTGGTATTGGCGCCACCGTATTTTTCACGGCTGTCATGGCAGCTATTGCAGGTTCGTATGCTTTGTACACCGTTTTTGATAACCTGTTTACCGCTATTTTCTTTGGAATGATTTGGGGCTTGCTCATTTTTAACCTCGATCGGTTTATAGTTTCAACCATCAAAAAACGAAAGAATTTCTTTGATGAACTAATACAAGCTTCGCCACGGATTCTTTTGGCGATTATTATAGCGATTGTCATTTCAAAACCGTTGGAAATGAAAATTTTTGAAAAGGAAATTAATCAAGTCCTACTCGAAGAAAAAAACGACATGACGCTCGCCAACAAAGATCAATTGGCCTTGCAATACACCCCAACGGTTGAAGCATTGAACACTGAAATCGATGCCCTTAAAAAGGAGGTCACTGATAAAGAAACCGAGGTAAACGCCTTGTATGAAACTTACATCGCCGAAGCCGAAGGTAGGAAAGGAACCGAACTTATTGGCAAAGGTCCCGTTTACAAAGAAAAACGGGAAAAACACGATGAAGAATTAGCTGCTTTACAAGAATTACAGACTGTAAACACTGAAAAGATTACAGCATTGGAAAGCCAGATTGCAACAGTTTCTGATGCGTATCAAACCAAAGTCGCCGAGACCCAACCGGTAATTGATGGTTTTGATGGGTTGATGGCTCGTGTCAATGCGCTTGATAAATTACCTTGGCTACCGTCATTCTTTATATTCTTATTGTTTTTAGCCATTGAAACGTCACCGATCATCGCTAAACTATTATCACCCAAAGGCGCGTACGATTTAAAACTGGAAGAGCAAGAAAGTGCATTAAAATCGTGGGTTACGCAGCAACAAGCCCAAAGAGAAATTCTTGTTACTACAGACCGAGACATCAACAACAGGGTGTACGCTGATATTGCCGAAGAACAGGAATTGTACGATTACAAACGTAAAAAAGCACGCGAGTTGATGCAACTGCAGGCTGATGCTTTTTATAAGAAACAGAAAGGAGTGTTATAA